The following coding sequences are from one Rattus norvegicus strain BN/NHsdMcwi chromosome 11, GRCr8, whole genome shotgun sequence window:
- the LOC103690765 gene encoding uncharacterized protein LOC103690765 produces the protein MSQTPSYSTNLATVTNHLSLSLHCYQYPYTITNIPTPAPVPLHHQQHPYTISSTPTPSAAPLHQHQYPYTSTPPAPVPLHHHQHPYTITSTPTSSPAPLHHHQYPYIVTSTYIITPTPSPVPLHHHQHPYIVTSTPTSSPAPLHHHQHPYIVTSTPTPSPVPLYRHQHLHRHPYIVTSTPTSSPAPLHHHQHPFILPPLLTTMKPHTQIPPHSYSSCVSSTPTKTIPTTLNSTSSSVTPQISVTSSSTA, from the coding sequence ATGTCCCAGACACCTTCCTACTCTACCAACTTGGCTACTGTCACCAATCACCTGTCACTGTCACTACACTGTTACCAGTACCCCTACACTATCACCAACATCCCTACACCAGCACCAGTACCCCTACACCATCAGCAGCACCCCTACACCATCAGCAGCACCCCTACACCATCAGCAGCACCCCTACACCAGCACCAGTACCCCTACACCAGCACCCCACCAGCACCAGTACCCCTACACCATCACCAGCACCCCTACACCATCACCAGCACCCCTACATCATCACCAGCACCCCTACACCATCACCAGTACCCTTATATCGTCACCAGCACCTACATCATCACTCCTACACCGTCACCAGTACCCTTACATCATCACCAGCACCCCTACATTGTCACCAGCACCCCTACATCATCACCAGCACCCCTACACCATCACCAGCACCCCTACATCGTCACCAGCACCCCTACACCATCACCAGTACCCTTATATCGTCACCAGCACCTACATCGTCACCCCTACATCGTCACCAGTACCCCTACATCGTCACCAGCACCCCTACACCATCACCAGCACCCCttcatccttcctcctcttctcaccACAATGAAACCTCATACACAAATACCTCCCCATTcttattctagctgtgtctcctCCACACCCACCAAGACCATCCCCACCACCCTTaactccacttcctcctctgtaACACCCCAGATCTCTgtcacctcctcttccacagccTAG